A single window of Streptomyces aquilus DNA harbors:
- a CDS encoding response regulator: protein MTIRVLLADDQTLVRAAFAMLVESAGDMEVVGEAGTGREAVELARGADADLIVMDIRMPDLDGIEATRLIAADPDLAGVKVLVLTTYDTDENIVEALRAGASGFLVKDTRPAEMLEAIRTVAAGESLLSPGPTARLIARLLSSPTATTPVAGGPECLSEREREVLTLVGRGFNNAEIGEVLGLSPLTAKTHVSRIMGKLGARDRAQLVIVAYESGMVTPGGV from the coding sequence ATGACGATCCGCGTACTGCTTGCGGACGACCAGACGCTCGTACGGGCCGCGTTCGCGATGCTCGTCGAGTCGGCGGGGGACATGGAGGTCGTGGGTGAGGCCGGCACCGGCCGGGAGGCGGTGGAACTGGCCCGGGGCGCGGATGCCGACCTGATCGTGATGGACATCCGGATGCCGGACCTCGACGGCATCGAGGCGACCCGGCTGATCGCGGCGGACCCCGACCTGGCCGGGGTGAAGGTGCTGGTCCTCACGACGTACGACACGGACGAGAACATCGTGGAGGCGCTGCGGGCGGGGGCGTCCGGGTTCCTGGTGAAGGACACGAGGCCGGCGGAGATGCTGGAGGCGATCCGGACGGTGGCGGCGGGGGAGTCGCTGCTGTCACCGGGGCCGACGGCGCGGTTGATCGCGCGCTTGCTGAGCAGCCCGACGGCGACCACTCCGGTGGCGGGTGGGCCGGAGTGCCTGTCCGAGCGGGAGCGGGAGGTGCTGACGCTGGTGGGGCGGGGGTTCAACAACGCGGAGATCGGCGAGGTGCTGGGGCTGAGCCCGTTGACCGCGAAGACCCATGTCAGCCGGATCATGGGGAAGTTGGGGGCGCGGGACCGGGCGCAGTTGGTGATCGTGGCGTACGAGTCCGGGATGGTGACCCCCGGGGGTGTGTAG
- a CDS encoding sensor histidine kinase yields MHLTTTPVRPRLGERVTAALTRDPRTAPHATRNDAVLAAVLAAVAAVLAAFTDTLRHPDALGWTLLLAAHVPLVWRRRRPLLVLAAVVVLVIPYHALDNNHGAPVPASLVALYTVTVTQRPARSILVGAAGLALSLTVMLTFGDHKQASDLVRIYGWVLAVLFIGIDVRYYRQYVASLVERAERAERTREEEARRRVAEERLRIARDLHDLLAHTITLIGVQTSVAAHVLAADPERLDRETIAKALNDIADTCRTARGELRTTLEVLREQGAAAKEARGPLPGLDGVPDLVEAARLAGARVTQTVRTGETTPPAVGAAAYRIVQEALTNAVRHAGAEPVVRVEVYEEQGALRLAVTDDGAGEAGAGGSSSGDGGFGLVGMRERARSVGGTLDAGPRAGGGFEVTAVLPLRGALEGAG; encoded by the coding sequence ATGCACCTCACCACGACCCCGGTGCGGCCCCGCCTCGGCGAACGCGTCACGGCGGCGCTCACCCGCGACCCCAGGACCGCGCCGCACGCCACCCGCAACGACGCGGTGCTGGCGGCCGTGCTCGCCGCCGTCGCCGCGGTCCTCGCGGCCTTCACCGACACCCTCCGCCACCCCGACGCGCTGGGCTGGACGCTGCTGCTCGCCGCCCATGTGCCCCTGGTGTGGCGCAGGCGGCGGCCGCTGCTGGTGCTCGCCGCGGTGGTGGTGCTCGTCATCCCGTACCACGCCCTCGACAACAACCACGGCGCGCCCGTCCCCGCCTCGCTCGTCGCGCTCTACACGGTCACCGTCACCCAGCGCCCGGCCCGCTCGATCCTGGTCGGCGCCGCGGGCCTCGCCCTCTCCCTGACCGTGATGCTCACCTTCGGCGACCACAAACAGGCCTCCGACCTGGTGCGCATCTACGGCTGGGTGCTGGCCGTCCTCTTCATCGGCATCGACGTCCGCTACTACCGCCAGTACGTCGCCTCCCTCGTCGAACGCGCCGAACGGGCCGAACGCACCCGCGAGGAGGAGGCGCGGCGCCGGGTCGCGGAGGAGCGCCTGCGGATCGCCCGCGACCTGCACGACCTCCTCGCCCACACCATCACCCTCATCGGCGTCCAGACCTCGGTGGCCGCGCACGTCCTGGCGGCCGACCCCGAGCGCCTGGACCGGGAGACGATTGCCAAGGCCCTCAACGACATCGCCGACACCTGCCGCACGGCCCGCGGCGAGCTGCGGACGACGCTCGAGGTGCTGCGCGAACAGGGCGCCGCGGCCAAGGAGGCGCGCGGCCCGCTGCCCGGCCTCGACGGCGTCCCCGACCTGGTGGAGGCGGCCCGGCTGGCGGGAGCGCGGGTCACCCAGACGGTACGGACCGGCGAGACGACACCGCCCGCCGTGGGGGCCGCGGCCTACCGCATCGTCCAGGAGGCCCTGACGAACGCGGTACGGCACGCGGGGGCGGAGCCGGTGGTACGGGTCGAGGTGTACGAGGAGCAGGGCGCCCTGCGGCTGGCGGTCACGGACGACGGGGCGGGGGAGGCGGGTGCCGGTGGTTCTTCTTCCGGTGACGGCGGATTCGGGCTGGTCGGGATGCGGGAGAGGGCCCGCAGCGTGGGTGGCACACTCGACGCGGGGCCGCGGGCCGGGGGCGGTTTCGAGGTGACGGCGGTGCTGCCGCTCAGGGGTGCTCTGGAGGGGGCCGGATGA
- a CDS encoding MMPL family transporter: MGAARTTSARRRRAVPWVMLGLWIAVLAIASPFASKLADVQHDRAVDYLPGSADSTQVARIQDRLPGGEATEMVVVYHRDSGLTAADKATAARQIERIAGAHQLTDRPRGVPSEDGTTLMYPVASTEPGTDEKARDALVNDVRDIAHDDGGMSVDVGGPGALQTDAAEVYNALGGPLLYTTAGVVALLLILIYRSPVLWLVPLAVAGLADYLSMGVAYGVNQAFGTAVTGASSGIMTILVFGAGTDYALLLVSRYREELRRFERPYDAMAAALRGCGPAVLASSGTVAAGLLCLLAADLNSSRGMGPLGTVGILCALAAMLTLLPAVLVLLGRRVFWPLVPRYGSTPKARRSLFAAMGSSAERRPLAVLASGAVLLGALALGVLNLPGALKQEDSFTTKPDAVAAMETLAEAYPEQGTQPLTVLAPADKADAVLGEVRGTRGVASAERGRSGDGWTEISVATTSAPQSAGETATIEALRDRLDDSLVGGASAQQLDLADTNARDRMIVVPLVLVSVLLILVALLRSVVAPLILVGAVVAVWGAALGIGGLVFGPVFGFEGTDPGLGLLSFVFLVALGVDYGIFLMHRMREESLKGTEPVAAALTALRTTGGVIASAGLVLAATFAVLTNMPLVSLVELGFVIAVGVLLDTFLVRTYLVTSAAVALRRTVWWPGALSRDPGPPAPPKEPEPVAAVTH; this comes from the coding sequence ATGGGGGCCGCAAGGACGACTTCCGCACGACGGCGGCGTGCCGTGCCCTGGGTGATGCTCGGGCTGTGGATCGCCGTGCTGGCGATCGCCTCGCCGTTCGCCTCGAAGCTCGCCGACGTCCAGCACGACCGGGCCGTCGACTACCTGCCCGGCAGCGCCGACTCGACGCAGGTCGCCAGGATCCAGGACCGGCTGCCCGGTGGCGAGGCCACCGAGATGGTCGTCGTCTACCACCGCGACAGCGGACTGACCGCGGCCGACAAGGCGACCGCCGCCCGGCAGATCGAGCGGATCGCCGGCGCGCACCAGCTCACCGACCGGCCGCGGGGCGTCCCGTCCGAGGACGGCACCACCCTGATGTACCCGGTGGCGAGCACCGAGCCGGGCACCGACGAGAAGGCGCGCGACGCGCTCGTCAACGACGTACGGGACATCGCGCACGACGACGGCGGGATGAGCGTCGACGTGGGCGGCCCCGGGGCGCTCCAGACCGACGCCGCCGAGGTGTACAACGCGCTCGGCGGGCCGCTGCTCTACACCACGGCCGGGGTCGTCGCGCTGCTGCTGATCCTGATCTACCGCAGCCCGGTCCTGTGGCTGGTGCCGCTCGCCGTCGCCGGGCTCGCCGACTACCTGTCGATGGGCGTGGCGTACGGCGTCAACCAGGCGTTCGGCACCGCTGTGACCGGCGCCAGCTCCGGCATCATGACGATCCTCGTGTTCGGCGCGGGCACCGACTACGCGCTGCTGCTCGTCTCCCGGTACCGCGAGGAGCTGCGGCGCTTCGAGCGGCCGTACGACGCGATGGCCGCCGCGCTCAGGGGCTGCGGCCCCGCGGTGCTGGCGTCCTCCGGCACGGTCGCGGCCGGCCTGCTCTGCCTGCTCGCCGCCGACCTCAACTCCAGCCGCGGCATGGGCCCGCTCGGCACGGTCGGCATCCTGTGCGCGCTGGCCGCCATGCTGACCCTGCTGCCCGCGGTGCTCGTCCTGCTCGGCCGCCGCGTCTTCTGGCCGCTCGTGCCGCGCTACGGCAGCACCCCCAAGGCCCGCCGGTCCCTGTTCGCGGCGATGGGCAGCTCCGCCGAGCGACGCCCCCTGGCGGTGCTCGCCTCCGGCGCGGTCCTGCTCGGCGCGCTGGCGCTCGGGGTGCTGAACCTGCCCGGCGCCCTCAAGCAGGAGGACTCCTTCACCACCAAGCCCGACGCGGTCGCCGCCATGGAAACCCTGGCCGAGGCCTACCCCGAGCAGGGCACCCAGCCGCTCACCGTCCTCGCCCCCGCCGACAAGGCCGACGCCGTGCTCGGCGAGGTCCGCGGCACCCGGGGTGTCGCCTCGGCGGAGCGCGGGCGCAGCGGGGACGGCTGGACGGAGATCTCGGTCGCCACGACCTCCGCACCCCAGTCGGCGGGCGAGACGGCGACCATCGAGGCCCTGCGCGACCGCCTCGACGACTCGCTGGTCGGCGGGGCCAGCGCCCAGCAGCTCGACCTCGCCGACACCAACGCCCGCGACCGCATGATCGTCGTACCGCTCGTCCTCGTCTCCGTCCTGCTGATCCTGGTCGCGCTGCTGCGGTCGGTGGTCGCGCCGCTGATCCTGGTCGGCGCGGTGGTCGCCGTGTGGGGCGCGGCGCTCGGCATCGGCGGGCTGGTCTTCGGGCCGGTGTTCGGCTTCGAGGGCACGGACCCGGGGCTCGGCCTGCTGTCCTTCGTCTTCCTGGTGGCGCTCGGCGTCGACTACGGCATCTTCCTGATGCACCGGATGCGCGAGGAGTCGCTGAAGGGCACCGAACCGGTGGCGGCGGCGCTGACCGCGCTGCGGACGACCGGTGGCGTCATCGCCTCCGCCGGCCTGGTCCTCGCCGCGACCTTCGCGGTGCTCACCAACATGCCGCTGGTCAGCCTCGTCGAGCTCGGCTTCGTCATCGCCGTCGGCGTCCTGCTCGACACCTTCCTGGTCCGCACCTACCTCGTGACCAGCGCCGCCGTCGCGCTGCGCCGCACGGTGTGGTGGCCGGGCGCCCTGTCCCGCGACCCCGGGCCGCCGGCCCCGCCGAAGGAGCCGGAGCCCGTGGCGGCGGTGACGCACTGA
- a CDS encoding TerB family tellurite resistance protein, with translation MLPGRGRNDRVVRPARMLGTRTAWTPVGDGEFFCPGCGGDRNYQRLTGRRRFTLLGVPVLPRGETGPVVECAACCRHFGTDVLDHPTTTRFSAMLRDAVHTVALAVLAAGGTCSRTALEAAAATVRAAGFDDCTEDQLSALVQALAADTGRVFGEPCGAGLAIELHEALDPLAPHLAPAGRESILLQGARIALADGPYTPAERDALATVGGALTICADDVTRLLAAARTPS, from the coding sequence GTGCTGCCAGGACGGGGACGAAACGACCGTGTCGTCAGGCCTGCGCGCATGCTGGGCACGCGTACCGCATGGACGCCCGTGGGCGACGGGGAGTTCTTCTGCCCCGGCTGCGGCGGGGACCGCAACTACCAGCGGCTGACCGGCCGCCGCCGCTTCACCCTCCTCGGCGTCCCGGTGCTGCCGCGGGGTGAGACCGGGCCGGTCGTCGAATGCGCCGCCTGCTGTCGCCACTTCGGGACCGACGTCCTCGACCATCCGACCACCACCCGCTTCTCCGCGATGCTCCGCGACGCCGTCCACACCGTCGCCCTCGCGGTCCTCGCCGCGGGCGGCACCTGTTCGCGTACGGCGCTGGAGGCGGCCGCCGCCACGGTCCGCGCCGCCGGATTCGACGACTGCACGGAGGACCAGCTCAGCGCGCTGGTGCAGGCGCTGGCCGCCGACACCGGGCGGGTCTTCGGCGAGCCCTGCGGGGCGGGGCTGGCGATAGAGCTGCACGAGGCGCTGGATCCGCTGGCGCCGCATCTGGCACCGGCCGGGCGGGAGTCGATCCTGCTCCAGGGCGCCCGGATCGCGCTGGCCGACGGGCCCTACACCCCCGCCGAGCGCGATGCGCTGGCCACGGTCGGCGGCGCCCTCACCATCTGCGCCGACGACGTCACGCGGCTGCTGGCGGCGGCGCGGACACCGTCGTAG
- the leuA gene encoding 2-isopropylmalate synthase: MANRQQPSSMPIHKYGQYDQVDIPDRTWPDNRITVAPRWLSTDLRDGNQALIDPMSPERKRRMFDQLVKMGYKEIEVGFPASGQTDFDFVRSIIEEPGAIPDDVTISVLTQAREDLIERTVESLKGAKRATVHLYNATAPVFRRVVFRGSKDDIKQIAVDGTRLVMEYAEKLLGPETEFGYQYSPEIFTDTELDFALEVCEAVMDVYQPGPGREIILNLPATVERSTPSTHADRFEWMHRNLSRREYVCISVHPHNDRGTAVAAAELALMAGADRVEGCLFGQGERTGNVDLVTLGMNLFSQGVDPQIDFSDIDEIRRVWEYCNQMEVHPRHPYVGDLVYTSFSGSHQDAIKKGFDAMEADAAAKGVTVDDIEWAVPYLPIDPKDVGRSYEAVIRVNSQSGKGGIAYVLKNDHKLDLPRRMQIEFSKIIQAKTDAEGGEVTGSDIWATFQDEYLPNPENPWGRIQVKNGQSTTDTDGVDTLKVEATVDGVDTVLTGTGNGPISAFFDALAKVDIDARLLDYQEHTMSEGASAQAASYIECAIDGKVLWGIGIDANTTRASLKAVVSAVNRAAR; this comes from the coding sequence ATGGCGAACCGCCAGCAGCCCAGCAGCATGCCGATCCACAAGTACGGCCAGTACGACCAGGTCGACATCCCGGACCGCACCTGGCCGGACAACCGGATCACCGTCGCCCCCCGCTGGCTCTCCACCGACCTGCGTGACGGCAACCAGGCCCTGATCGACCCCATGTCGCCCGAGCGCAAGCGCCGGATGTTCGACCAGCTGGTCAAGATGGGCTACAAGGAGATCGAGGTCGGCTTCCCGGCCTCCGGCCAGACGGACTTCGACTTCGTACGCTCGATCATCGAGGAGCCCGGGGCGATCCCGGACGACGTCACCATCTCCGTGCTGACCCAGGCCCGCGAGGACCTGATCGAGCGGACCGTGGAGTCCCTGAAGGGCGCCAAGCGCGCGACCGTCCACCTGTACAACGCGACGGCTCCCGTCTTCCGCCGGGTCGTCTTCCGCGGCTCCAAGGACGACATCAAGCAGATCGCCGTCGACGGCACCCGCCTGGTCATGGAGTACGCCGAGAAGCTGCTGGGCCCCGAGACCGAGTTCGGCTACCAGTACAGCCCCGAGATCTTCACCGACACCGAGCTGGACTTCGCCCTGGAGGTCTGCGAGGCGGTCATGGACGTCTACCAGCCGGGCCCGGGCCGCGAGATCATCCTCAACCTGCCCGCCACGGTGGAGCGTTCGACGCCGTCCACGCACGCGGACCGCTTCGAGTGGATGCACCGCAACCTGTCCCGCCGCGAGTACGTCTGCATCTCCGTCCACCCGCACAACGACCGCGGTACGGCCGTCGCCGCCGCCGAGCTGGCGCTGATGGCCGGCGCCGACCGCGTCGAGGGCTGTCTGTTCGGGCAGGGCGAGCGCACCGGCAACGTCGACCTGGTCACCCTGGGCATGAACCTGTTCTCCCAGGGCGTCGACCCCCAGATCGACTTCTCCGACATCGACGAGATCCGTCGCGTGTGGGAGTACTGCAACCAGATGGAGGTCCACCCGCGCCACCCGTACGTGGGCGACCTGGTCTACACGTCCTTCTCCGGCTCCCACCAGGACGCCATCAAGAAGGGCTTCGACGCGATGGAGGCCGACGCGGCCGCCAAGGGCGTCACCGTCGACGACATCGAGTGGGCGGTGCCGTACCTGCCCATCGACCCCAAGGACGTCGGCCGCTCCTACGAGGCGGTCATCCGGGTCAACTCGCAGTCCGGCAAGGGCGGTATCGCGTACGTCCTGAAGAACGACCACAAGCTGGACCTGCCGCGCCGGATGCAGATCGAGTTCTCGAAGATCATCCAGGCCAAGACGGACGCCGAGGGCGGCGAGGTCACGGGCTCGGACATCTGGGCGACCTTCCAGGACGAGTACCTGCCGAACCCCGAGAACCCGTGGGGCCGTATCCAGGTCAAGAACGGGCAGTCGACGACCGACACGGACGGTGTGGACACGCTGAAGGTGGAGGCCACGGTGGATGGTGTCGACACCGTCCTGACCGGTACCGGCAACGGTCCGATCTCGGCCTTCTTCGACGCGCTGGCCAAGGTCGACATCGACGCGCGGCTGCTGGACTACCAGGAGCACACGATGAGTGAGGGTGCGTCCGCGCAGGCCGCGTCGTACATCGAATGTGCGATCGACGGCAAGGTTCTGTGGGGGATCGGGATCGATGCGAACACGACACGTGCGTCGCTGAAGGCGGTTGTGTCCGCTGTTAACAGGGCTGCGCGCTGA